The Parvibaculaceae bacterium PLY_AMNH_Bact1 genome window below encodes:
- a CDS encoding IS3 family transposase (programmed frameshift; Derived by automated computational analysis using gene prediction method: Protein Homology. GO_function: GO:0004803 - transposase activity [Evidence IEA]), which translates to MRDTPERHTDAADRTVKDIRRKTRKRYSSEDKIRIVLAGLRGDDTIAELCRQEGIAQSQYYSWSKEFMEAGRKRLAGDTAREANTSEVQGLRRVARDLKEVVAEQALELRLLKKKHDRRWGGHRMRYPASEKLEIIRMVEQSHLSAKQTLDKLGIPRTTFYRWYDKYLTSGADALEDKAPKPARVWNRIPDDIRRQIVDLALEEPELSPRELAVRFIDTQRYFVSEASVYRLLKAHDLITSPAFIVIKAANEFRDKTTAINQMWQTDFTYIKIVGWGWYYLSTILDDFSRYVIAWKLCTTMKTSDVTDTLELALQASGFDQVAVRHKPRLLSDNGASYVSAELADWLNDQGMDHVRGAPYHPQTQGKIERWHQTLKNRILLENYFLPGDLNASIERFVEHYNHHRYHESIGNLTPADVYFGRGQTILLERERIKQNTIRQRRLQYRNQAA; encoded by the exons ATGAGAGATACACCCGAACGCCATACCGATGCTGCAGATCGCACGGTGAAGGATATCCGCCGCAAAACACGCAAACGCTATTCGTCTGAAGACAAGATCAGGATTGTGTTGGCGGGCTTACGAGGCGACGACACAATTGCCGAGCTGTGCCGCCAGGAAGGCATTGCCCAGAGCCAGTATTACTCCTGGTCAAAGGAGTTCATGGAGGCCGGGCGCAAGCGGTTGGCAGGCGACACTGCCCGTGAAGCGAACACCAGCGAAGTACAGGGTCTGCGCCGTGTGGCGCGTGATCTGAAAGAGGTTGTCGCTGAGCAAGCGCTTGAGCTTCGCCTTCTCA AAAAAAAGCATGATCGGAGATGGGGAGGACATCGAATGAGGTACCCCGCATCCGAGAAGCTTGAGATAATACGAATGGTGGAGCAATCACACCTGTCAGCTAAACAAACTCTCGACAAACTCGGCATTCCTCGCACCACGTTCTATCGTTGGTACGATAAGTATCTGACGAGCGGTGCAGATGCATTGGAAGATAAAGCGCCAAAGCCTGCGCGGGTCTGGAACCGCATTCCAGACGATATCCGGCGACAGATTGTTGACCTTGCGTTGGAGGAACCAGAGCTGTCGCCACGCGAGCTGGCTGTGAGGTTCATTGATACACAGCGCTACTTCGTGTCAGAAGCCAGTGTCTATAGGCTCCTCAAGGCACATGACCTGATCACTAGTCCTGCATTCATCGTGATCAAAGCGGCCAACGAGTTCCGTGATAAGACGACCGCAATCAACCAGATGTGGCAGACTGACTTTACTTACATCAAGATCGTTGGTTGGGGCTGGTATTATCTCTCAACGATCCTGGATGACTTCTCACGCTATGTCATTGCCTGGAAGCTCTGCACCACGATGAAGACGAGCGATGTCACGGACACCTTGGAGCTGGCCTTACAAGCATCCGGGTTTGATCAGGTGGCTGTTCGTCACAAGCCACGACTGCTGTCTGATAATGGGGCCAGCTATGTCTCAGCAGAACTGGCCGACTGGCTCAATGATCAAGGTATGGATCACGTTCGTGGTGCTCCATACCATCCACAAACCCAGGGAAAGATCGAGCGCTGGCATCAAACCCTCAAGAACCGCATCTTGCTGGAGAACTACTTCCTGCCGGGTGATCTCAACGCCAGCATTGAACGCTTCGTTGAGCACTACAATCACCACCGCTACCATGAAAGCATCGGAAACCTAACACCGGCTGATGTTTACTTCGGTCGCGGTCAGACCATCTTGCTAGAAAGAGAAAGGATCAAACAAAACACAATCAGACAACGGCGTTTGCAATACCGCAATCAAGCTGCCTAA
- a CDS encoding undecaprenyl-phosphate glucose phosphotransferase (Derived by automated computational analysis using gene prediction method: Protein Homology.) encodes MPAAEDIHHKSDPSRSATNRSSSSVSYQIVADVATAVDGAAILLAGCLSHFFYFSLFAAGSWQLTLTASALGAFLTMIVFRRRGLYMPSRLVRWWDVIGKIGATWALIFLSIVTIGFLAKISGTYSRGWALAWFASALLFLFAARVIVYGAIRHPSIAPFLVRRVAIVGSNEQARQLVDHFTDSGEDIEIVGVYTNPFSTPDHHPTLPTQGNLEDLLADIQGKQIFDVILALHHHDDAHIWAVTEMLAELPVSVRLAPDVFDLKSNHLRTEKVGSVNTPVLLSPPFLGWNRIIKGLEDRLMAVAFLIFFAPLFLVVSIAIKLESKGPVFFIQRRHGFNHEIIDVIKFRTMTTLDDGDHIVQATRNDSRITRVGRILRRSSMDELPQLLNVLKGQMSIVGPRPHAIAHNEMYAAMIGSYSKRHIVKPGITGWAQINGYRGETRDPSMMEKRIEYDLHYIENWSLWFDIKIILLTPFRGLIHPNAH; translated from the coding sequence ATGCCTGCCGCCGAAGACATTCACCACAAGAGTGACCCATCACGAAGTGCTACGAACCGCTCAAGCAGCTCGGTTTCATATCAAATTGTGGCTGACGTTGCGACCGCGGTCGATGGAGCTGCCATCTTGCTCGCAGGCTGTCTCAGCCACTTTTTCTATTTCTCCCTTTTTGCAGCTGGTAGTTGGCAGCTGACGCTTACCGCTTCAGCTCTTGGCGCATTTCTTACAATGATCGTTTTCAGGCGGCGCGGACTATACATGCCAAGTCGGCTAGTTCGATGGTGGGATGTAATCGGCAAGATTGGAGCCACCTGGGCATTGATCTTTTTATCAATTGTGACTATCGGATTTCTTGCAAAAATCTCTGGTACCTATTCTCGTGGATGGGCTCTAGCTTGGTTTGCAAGTGCTCTGCTTTTCCTTTTTGCTGCCCGGGTAATTGTTTACGGAGCAATAAGACACCCGTCTATTGCGCCATTTCTCGTGCGGCGCGTGGCAATTGTAGGTTCAAATGAGCAAGCTCGGCAGCTAGTCGACCATTTCACAGATAGCGGTGAAGATATCGAGATTGTCGGTGTGTACACCAACCCTTTTTCCACACCTGATCACCACCCGACACTCCCTACTCAAGGGAATTTGGAAGACCTGCTAGCTGACATACAGGGCAAACAAATCTTTGATGTCATTCTTGCACTACATCATCACGATGATGCGCATATTTGGGCAGTAACCGAAATGTTGGCGGAGCTACCTGTCTCTGTGCGCCTTGCGCCAGATGTTTTCGACCTGAAGAGCAATCACCTGAGAACTGAAAAGGTCGGGTCCGTGAATACGCCCGTGCTGCTGTCGCCGCCCTTTTTAGGGTGGAACCGCATTATAAAGGGGTTGGAGGACCGCCTCATGGCCGTGGCATTTCTGATCTTTTTTGCTCCTCTTTTTCTGGTTGTCTCCATAGCGATAAAACTCGAATCCAAGGGGCCTGTCTTCTTCATTCAGCGACGACACGGTTTCAATCATGAAATCATTGACGTCATCAAGTTCCGCACAATGACCACATTGGATGATGGCGACCATATCGTCCAGGCAACCCGAAACGACAGCCGAATCACACGTGTGGGACGCATACTACGGCGGTCAAGCATGGACGAGCTTCCTCAGCTGTTGAATGTTCTGAAAGGCCAAATGTCTATTGTTGGACCGCGTCCTCATGCCATTGCGCATAACGAAATGTATGCGGCGATGATTGGCTCCTATTCAAAGCGCCACATTGTTAAACCAGGCATCACAGGGTGGGCTCAAATCAACGGATATCGTGGTGAAACACGCGATCCATCAATGATGGAGAAACGCATCGAGTACGATCTCCACTATATCGAAAACTGGTCTCTATGGTTTGACATCAAAATCATCTTGCTCACGCCGTTCCGTGGTCTCATCCACCCTAACGCCCATTAG
- a CDS encoding hypothetical protein (Derived by automated computational analysis using gene prediction method: GeneMarkS-2+.) translates to MITIKSTTGMSDFEVFGVDGAQQGKLGIDKISIVVDVPKDQLVHYAEYGKELNLMIKAGFPMHWDTRVKKNGYRSSLRFKISGVQGTQRPLLQFGPYQEENGFMRLELNPNRLEAKGVAELKTELDLVTPHGWPSFLEWGKVTRVDASLDVPVPLDSIIWDSRYAVHRDRYLSNGRPETVYLGKKENGKSFVRVYDYNAKHAPDSLQPVTRIERQQKLDAPFSELAVLNNVFHGARLYSWRCPAPDNIPIGTWAMFREQVSRVGLTRALFFLQPELRASTKAHVVKYKSELIDLEASWVVWPAVVDGLGLTKPGPHGPNIPFIDASVPKDLLGQV, encoded by the coding sequence ATGATTACGATCAAATCAACCACGGGAATGAGTGACTTCGAAGTGTTTGGAGTGGACGGCGCGCAACAGGGGAAGTTGGGAATCGACAAGATATCTATCGTGGTTGATGTTCCTAAGGACCAGCTTGTTCACTATGCCGAGTACGGGAAAGAATTGAATCTTATGATCAAGGCTGGTTTTCCGATGCACTGGGATACTCGAGTTAAGAAGAATGGATATCGTAGTTCTCTGAGGTTCAAAATATCTGGTGTTCAGGGTACGCAAAGGCCTCTACTTCAGTTTGGTCCCTACCAAGAGGAAAACGGGTTCATGCGCCTTGAGCTGAACCCAAATAGACTTGAAGCAAAGGGAGTTGCAGAACTCAAGACTGAGCTGGACTTGGTTACTCCTCACGGATGGCCATCATTCTTGGAATGGGGAAAGGTGACCAGAGTGGATGCATCTTTGGATGTTCCGGTTCCGCTCGACTCGATCATCTGGGATAGCCGATATGCCGTTCATAGGGACCGCTATCTTAGCAATGGTAGGCCTGAAACGGTCTACTTGGGGAAGAAGGAGAATGGGAAGAGTTTTGTTCGCGTATATGACTACAATGCTAAGCATGCGCCCGACTCATTGCAGCCAGTCACTCGTATCGAAAGGCAACAGAAACTTGATGCCCCATTTTCGGAGCTTGCAGTCCTGAACAACGTGTTCCACGGAGCACGCTTGTACAGCTGGAGGTGTCCTGCGCCTGACAATATTCCGATAGGTACTTGGGCTATGTTTCGCGAACAGGTATCGCGAGTTGGATTGACGCGAGCTCTCTTTTTCCTTCAGCCGGAGTTACGTGCAAGCACTAAGGCGCATGTTGTGAAATATAAGTCGGAACTCATTGATCTCGAGGCCTCTTGGGTTGTTTGGCCCGCTGTAGTTGACGGGCTAGGGCTCACAAAACCGGGTCCTCATGGCCCTAACATCCCCTTCATAGACGCCTCTGTTCCAAAGGACCTGTTGGGACAAGTGTAG
- a CDS encoding CpsD/CapB family tyrosine-protein kinase (Derived by automated computational analysis using gene prediction method: Protein Homology.) codes for MNLPVLATVPILKEKDLSGTQAEKAPHRFVKAKPLSAYSESFRELQAALALSDVDDPPKSILITSSLPNEGKTTTAISFATSLVRAGLNVVLVDADLRRPSVQKIIGAKRSEFDMIDLLTHSCTLEDALQTSEEGGFEYLATTRQPANPADLLASDAMKDLLAKLRQRFDMVIIDSPPVLPVSDSKSLSSHLDKVVFVVKWQDTPKTAAEQSVAKLKEFGADIAGAVFEQVDMDKQTKYGYGDATYYYGRYSDYYLS; via the coding sequence TTGAACCTCCCGGTTCTTGCAACCGTGCCCATATTGAAAGAAAAGGATCTTTCGGGGACGCAGGCAGAGAAGGCACCGCACCGGTTCGTCAAAGCCAAACCATTGTCTGCCTATTCGGAAAGCTTTCGAGAACTACAAGCAGCTCTGGCGCTGTCCGACGTCGATGACCCGCCGAAATCCATACTGATCACGTCGTCTTTGCCAAACGAAGGCAAAACCACCACCGCCATCAGCTTTGCGACATCTCTGGTAAGAGCCGGCCTCAACGTTGTGCTTGTTGATGCGGATTTACGGCGACCATCTGTTCAAAAAATAATCGGTGCGAAGCGGTCTGAGTTCGACATGATCGACCTTCTGACCCATAGCTGCACGCTGGAGGATGCGCTGCAAACAAGCGAAGAAGGCGGGTTTGAATATCTCGCGACAACACGGCAACCTGCCAACCCCGCCGACTTGCTCGCCTCTGACGCAATGAAAGATCTTCTGGCTAAGTTGCGGCAGCGGTTTGATATGGTCATCATTGACTCGCCTCCGGTTCTGCCCGTTTCTGACTCTAAATCGCTTTCATCTCATCTAGATAAAGTGGTGTTTGTCGTAAAATGGCAAGACACGCCCAAGACAGCTGCTGAACAATCCGTTGCAAAGTTGAAGGAGTTTGGCGCTGACATTGCTGGTGCAGTGTTTGAACAGGTCGACATGGATAAGCAGACAAAATATGGCTACGGCGATGCAACTTACTACTATGGTCGCTACAGCGATTATTATCTGAGCTGA
- a CDS encoding helix-turn-helix transcriptional regulator (Derived by automated computational analysis using gene prediction method: Protein Homology.) has protein sequence MQAQRVVAHNLRKLRVKRGISQEALAVDADIDRTYVSRLERGLENPTVAVLERLAGALSAQITDFFVRPRSGEKFPEPLRGGRKPSR, from the coding sequence ATGCAAGCTCAGCGTGTCGTTGCTCACAATCTCAGGAAACTCAGGGTCAAGAGGGGTATCTCTCAGGAGGCCTTGGCGGTCGATGCTGACATCGATAGAACCTATGTCAGCCGCCTGGAGCGAGGCCTTGAAAACCCTACGGTCGCTGTTCTCGAACGCCTTGCCGGCGCACTGTCTGCCCAGATCACGGATTTCTTTGTGCGCCCCCGCTCCGGGGAAAAGTTCCCCGAGCCTCTGAGAGGTGGTCGAAAGCCGAGCCGCTAG
- a CDS encoding helix-turn-helix domain-containing protein (Derived by automated computational analysis using gene prediction method: Protein Homology.) has translation MSTKLMNAKEAANYVGLHYSTLAKKRMEGDGPAYLKLGRKVLYSQSTLDKWLAERTHSSTSDY, from the coding sequence ATGTCTACAAAGCTTATGAATGCCAAAGAAGCCGCCAACTATGTTGGCCTCCATTATTCCACCCTAGCGAAGAAAAGGATGGAAGGTGACGGTCCCGCCTACCTGAAGTTGGGACGTAAAGTTCTCTATAGTCAGTCGACCCTGGACAAGTGGTTGGCCGAGAGAACCCATTCATCAACATCAGATTACTAA
- a CDS encoding GumC family protein (Derived by automated computational analysis using gene prediction method: Protein Homology.), whose protein sequence is MNQESDVDLIDLRQVYLTLRRNLQLIVAMIATITVLTLVVTLQLTPLYTATAKVLIETRENNVVDIEAVLSGLSSDSATVDSQVEIIKSQALALRVIETLDLGNDPEFNVILQEQSWAASLNPLHLVRSLVPGAERNEEEARQAELISVVDVFQNRLGISRTGLTKVISINFTSEVPRKAERIANAVADAYLVDQLEAKYEATQRATVWLDSRLRDLREQVKSSEEAAELYRAAHGLLDADGSTLTEQQLKEINSQLLLARAELDGSRAKLGRVRELVSRGRGFESVGEVLASEVIRDLRREQSELIRKEAQLRARYGERHPSIIEIKDERRDLDLQIQSEVSRIVVGLENEVAVAATRVASLERSLAATTTAAGEKEQDRVRLRELQREATSNRTLYENFLARFKETRQQEDLQEADARVISRATLPVDKSSPRTTHNAQRRSSAGCVDPSWRWRRVRSRVSG, encoded by the coding sequence ATGAACCAAGAATCTGACGTCGACCTGATAGACCTGCGACAGGTCTACCTGACGCTACGGCGCAACCTGCAGCTCATCGTCGCTATGATTGCCACAATCACTGTGCTCACACTTGTGGTAACGCTTCAGTTAACGCCACTTTACACGGCGACGGCGAAAGTCCTAATTGAGACACGGGAGAATAATGTCGTCGATATTGAAGCGGTGCTCTCCGGGCTCTCTTCAGATAGCGCGACAGTCGATAGTCAGGTCGAGATCATTAAGTCCCAGGCCCTAGCGTTACGCGTTATCGAAACACTCGACCTGGGAAACGACCCCGAATTTAATGTCATATTGCAGGAGCAAAGCTGGGCCGCGTCTTTGAACCCATTGCATTTGGTCCGCAGTCTGGTGCCCGGTGCAGAGCGGAACGAAGAAGAAGCCAGACAGGCCGAACTAATATCAGTAGTCGATGTATTTCAAAACCGCCTCGGCATCTCCCGGACGGGCCTCACAAAAGTCATTTCGATCAACTTTACCTCTGAAGTTCCACGTAAAGCAGAGCGAATTGCCAACGCGGTCGCCGATGCCTATTTGGTGGACCAGCTGGAGGCGAAGTACGAGGCCACTCAACGGGCGACCGTGTGGCTGGACTCACGCCTGCGAGATTTGCGGGAGCAGGTCAAATCGTCTGAGGAAGCAGCTGAACTCTATCGCGCTGCCCACGGATTGTTGGATGCAGATGGCTCGACGCTCACTGAGCAGCAGCTGAAAGAAATCAACAGCCAGCTCTTGCTTGCCCGCGCCGAACTTGACGGGAGCCGTGCAAAACTTGGACGCGTGCGCGAGCTTGTTAGCCGCGGCCGCGGATTTGAATCTGTCGGTGAAGTGCTCGCGTCGGAAGTTATTCGCGATTTGCGGCGAGAACAATCCGAACTTATCCGCAAGGAAGCGCAGTTGCGGGCGCGCTACGGTGAACGTCACCCTAGCATTATTGAAATCAAAGATGAGCGCCGCGACCTCGATCTGCAGATTCAATCTGAGGTTAGCCGGATCGTCGTCGGCCTGGAAAATGAAGTGGCGGTCGCTGCGACGCGTGTAGCGTCTCTAGAGCGCAGCCTAGCGGCAACGACGACTGCAGCTGGTGAAAAGGAACAAGACCGCGTGCGTCTTCGCGAACTACAGCGTGAAGCGACATCGAACCGAACCCTTTACGAGAACTTCCTCGCGCGGTTCAAAGAGACGCGACAACAAGAAGACCTTCAGGAAGCAGATGCGCGTGTTATTTCGCGCGCAACTTTGCCTGTGGACAAGAGTTCGCCACGCACAACGCACAACGCTCAACGTCGCTCTAGCGCTGGTTGCGTCGACCCTTCTTGGCGTTGGCGCCGCGTTCGTTCGAGAGTATCTGGATGA
- a CDS encoding hypothetical protein (Derived by automated computational analysis using gene prediction method: GeneMarkS-2+.) has protein sequence MSLERYKDLLSDAVDAVPSPSKKLPDITDPYVARSALQKTLRRGDVDRVEQAASSLLNDPLRLWKGLAVSVFEDFGFSTIDLRGQVVAACASKKVRSDLGGDLVVAQALIHQLCEVPRDRRVDETYMFAGIFEKDPPSPRERRGWSPELRELLDCTGDLIRRCERPVPRRTFKTVLARECDAFLVEMFEAERIDEEELAICIQGRKTTQSLLPVLSPLTKPVSPRQGSFTLTLTHPAGMSRDRCRDTYDVPLYALDGYTRAGKQALELLFWATPRLQSLLKPLKSRSAKMKALAALLFVVEGGICTEEVSDPLYDELKCVSRGRWSGLPAEVVPEALDVMCTALPHLNQLRQEIWGS, from the coding sequence GTGAGCCTGGAGAGATATAAAGACCTCCTTTCAGACGCGGTGGACGCGGTCCCAAGCCCCTCGAAGAAGCTCCCAGACATCACTGACCCTTACGTTGCCCGCTCGGCGCTGCAGAAAACGCTGAGACGGGGGGATGTGGATCGGGTAGAGCAGGCAGCGTCATCGCTTCTGAATGATCCTCTGAGGCTCTGGAAGGGTTTGGCGGTTTCTGTCTTCGAAGACTTCGGGTTCTCTACAATTGACTTGAGGGGGCAGGTGGTTGCCGCGTGTGCCTCTAAGAAGGTGCGCTCCGATCTGGGCGGAGACCTGGTGGTCGCGCAGGCGCTTATCCATCAGCTCTGTGAGGTGCCTCGGGATCGACGTGTGGATGAAACCTACATGTTCGCGGGCATATTCGAGAAAGACCCCCCATCACCGAGGGAGCGAAGAGGATGGTCTCCCGAACTAAGAGAATTGCTGGACTGCACAGGAGACCTCATCCGGCGGTGTGAGCGTCCTGTTCCCCGGAGGACCTTTAAGACGGTTCTCGCGCGGGAGTGCGATGCTTTTCTAGTTGAGATGTTTGAAGCCGAGCGTATCGACGAGGAGGAACTCGCGATCTGCATCCAGGGCCGAAAGACCACTCAGAGTCTCCTTCCTGTGCTCTCTCCCCTCACAAAGCCAGTTAGTCCCCGCCAGGGGTCGTTCACGCTCACCCTTACCCATCCCGCGGGTATGTCCCGGGACAGGTGTCGGGACACATATGATGTCCCGCTCTATGCTCTCGACGGATATACGCGGGCGGGGAAGCAGGCCCTAGAACTTCTATTCTGGGCCACCCCTCGTCTCCAATCGCTCCTGAAACCCCTTAAATCCCGATCCGCAAAGATGAAGGCGCTGGCGGCACTCTTGTTTGTGGTCGAGGGAGGGATTTGCACGGAGGAAGTCTCAGACCCGCTCTATGACGAACTCAAATGCGTCTCGCGGGGGAGGTGGTCCGGATTGCCTGCTGAGGTGGTCCCGGAAGCGTTGGATGTGATGTGTACCGCTCTCCCTCATCTCAATCAGCTCAGACAAGAGATTTGGGGGTCCTAA
- a CDS encoding O-antigen ligase family protein (Derived by automated computational analysis using gene prediction method: Protein Homology.), with protein sequence MLIQLIPGIPFGLAHPAWQDISIFFGVSIPGRISIDPDGSMTVFMRWMAYAAVFWLALQLGRDRANAGMALRAFVWAGAAYALYGLTAYLTGGETILFYKKWAYREALTSTFVNRNSYATFAGMGLIVAFLLILNGAKRYHTKDQSLRQKMLFHLGRAGPALLFLGTAAFLILSALILTGSRAGAFSTLAALLVVLVCTGAGKSRHRYGLGAPVVFFGLMAIAVYALSSEFLLARLENASLGARQMTYLQTIEAITDHSVLGSGLGSFAQIFPLYRADDALVAKFWGRAHNTYIENILELGLPAALALFVAVGALAARCWRGVQARSRDRHFPIMGVAVSVLVGLHSFVDFSLQIPAVTIAYMFLLGIAVAQSFSSRRA encoded by the coding sequence GTGCTGATTCAGCTGATTCCAGGCATCCCATTTGGGCTTGCCCATCCAGCTTGGCAGGACATTTCAATTTTCTTTGGGGTGAGCATCCCTGGCCGCATCTCCATTGACCCTGATGGTTCAATGACTGTGTTTATGCGATGGATGGCGTATGCCGCAGTCTTCTGGCTTGCGCTGCAGCTCGGGCGTGACCGTGCAAATGCGGGAATGGCATTGAGGGCTTTTGTCTGGGCGGGCGCCGCTTACGCATTGTATGGGCTTACAGCCTACCTAACCGGCGGTGAGACAATTCTTTTCTACAAAAAGTGGGCCTACCGCGAAGCACTAACGAGTACTTTCGTTAATCGGAACTCATACGCCACGTTTGCTGGCATGGGGTTGATTGTTGCTTTTCTACTGATCCTGAATGGGGCAAAGAGATACCACACAAAAGATCAGTCGCTGCGTCAGAAAATGCTGTTTCATCTGGGCAGGGCTGGACCAGCCCTGCTTTTTTTAGGTACGGCCGCTTTCTTGATACTTTCCGCCCTCATTCTTACCGGCTCTCGCGCAGGAGCTTTTTCTACACTCGCGGCCCTGCTTGTTGTGCTGGTGTGCACTGGAGCTGGCAAGAGCAGACACAGATACGGCTTGGGTGCGCCAGTGGTCTTCTTTGGCCTGATGGCAATTGCAGTCTACGCGTTGAGCAGCGAATTTCTTCTGGCCAGACTAGAAAACGCCAGTCTTGGTGCGCGTCAGATGACCTACCTTCAAACCATTGAGGCCATCACGGATCATTCTGTATTGGGATCTGGTCTGGGCAGTTTCGCGCAAATATTTCCTCTTTACAGAGCAGACGATGCATTGGTTGCTAAGTTCTGGGGCAGGGCTCACAACACATATATCGAAAATATTTTAGAACTCGGTCTGCCCGCGGCACTCGCACTTTTTGTAGCGGTTGGTGCCTTGGCCGCCAGGTGTTGGCGAGGGGTTCAGGCGCGTTCAAGGGACCGGCATTTTCCGATCATGGGCGTGGCGGTGAGTGTCTTGGTCGGTCTGCATTCTTTTGTTGATTTCAGTCTGCAGATTCCAGCCGTGACGATCGCCTACATGTTCCTGTTGGGCATTGCTGTCGCTCAATCATTCAGCAGTCGGAGGGCTTGA
- a CDS encoding hypothetical protein (Derived by automated computational analysis using gene prediction method: GeneMarkS-2+.) — protein sequence MAGIDRYLADGEILVYESRFGFGRLMAEIILFVVVTLIGLAFGPAIILAWAGFVFWVVADRKSNKVYVTNKRLIRKKGAGSQNFEELRLDKVESIKNGPLGLRVIGTGATVLKLPSFLSNITELRKALAV from the coding sequence ATGGCGGGAATAGATAGATATCTAGCGGACGGCGAGATTCTTGTTTATGAGAGCCGGTTTGGGTTTGGTAGATTAATGGCAGAGATCATTCTCTTTGTAGTTGTGACTCTAATCGGCTTGGCTTTTGGCCCGGCCATCATCCTTGCGTGGGCGGGGTTTGTCTTCTGGGTAGTCGCCGACAGGAAATCCAATAAAGTCTACGTAACCAATAAGCGTCTGATCAGGAAAAAGGGAGCGGGTTCGCAAAACTTTGAAGAGCTACGTCTCGACAAAGTAGAATCAATCAAGAACGGTCCTTTGGGTCTTAGAGTGATCGGTACGGGTGCAACTGTTTTAAAGCTCCCTAGCTTCCTCAGCAACATTACAGAGCTAAGAAAAGCCCTAGCTGTATAG
- a CDS encoding hypothetical protein (Derived by automated computational analysis using gene prediction method: GeneMarkS-2+.) → MGMMRRMFTTFRTSGAAWAALLIGCLLGALAAPRVLVAFAALPAAAAIFGIEQGRDLTDEELVRAEQNLGRALTYGVETANSKSQLSYLTTYRLTRVPLTSEARAELQAVRRQVEEAIQRRPLDAYLWTRYTHVSYLLDGLSPYSYAALQRSFQYGSDEMELFRFRMALCLKEWDNLPPSIRQLVRDQIAFGASQRNLWPRLLVDISEKSGQQLLVLLEEASVDIQTVKRRAARIRRKQALEESSPPTAE, encoded by the coding sequence ATGGGTATGATGCGCCGCATGTTTACGACCTTTCGTACAAGCGGTGCGGCATGGGCGGCGTTGCTGATTGGTTGTCTTTTAGGCGCCCTTGCTGCTCCACGAGTCCTCGTCGCGTTTGCCGCCCTCCCGGCAGCGGCGGCCATTTTTGGCATTGAGCAGGGCAGAGACCTGACAGACGAAGAGTTGGTCAGAGCAGAGCAGAACCTTGGCCGCGCTCTCACCTATGGTGTCGAAACAGCGAACAGCAAAAGTCAACTGAGCTATCTCACCACGTATCGCCTAACGCGGGTGCCGCTGACGAGCGAGGCGCGGGCAGAACTGCAGGCTGTTCGCCGACAAGTTGAGGAGGCGATACAGCGTCGACCGCTTGATGCTTATCTTTGGACGCGGTACACCCACGTTTCCTACCTGTTGGACGGACTTTCTCCCTATTCGTATGCCGCCCTCCAACGCTCCTTCCAATATGGTTCGGACGAAATGGAGCTCTTTAGGTTCCGTATGGCCCTCTGCCTAAAGGAATGGGACAATCTCCCACCATCCATTCGTCAGCTGGTGCGTGATCAAATCGCCTTCGGCGCGTCCCAACGAAACCTTTGGCCACGGCTTCTCGTCGATATCAGCGAAAAATCGGGTCAGCAATTGCTGGTGCTACTTGAGGAAGCATCCGTAGACATTCAGACCGTCAAGCGACGTGCAGCACGGATCCGTCGTAAACAGGCATTGGAAGAATCAAGCCCTCCGACTGCTGAATGA